The following proteins are encoded in a genomic region of Thioflexithrix psekupsensis:
- a CDS encoding CAP domain-containing protein: protein MSNSTPASAVNFWMSHPNGQESILNQEITEIGFGYNRSYSAQVDYWVLYQNYVRYKNKLSFNI from the coding sequence ATGTCCAACTCTACACCAGCAAGTGCAGTAAATTTTTGGATGAGTCACCCAAATGGCCAAGAATCTATCTTAAATCAAGAAATTACTGAAATTGGTTTTGGTTATAATCGTAGCTATTCAGCTCAAGTTGATTATTGGGTACTATACCAAAATTATGTGAGATATAAAAACAAATTAAGTTTTAATATCTAG